The Nakamurella alba sequence GAGTCGTTCCTGCGCATCCCGTTCACCCAGTCGCCGGAGCGACTGCGGGAGGCCGTTCGCCGCATCGTCGACCTGCTGCCGCAGGCGGGCAACGCCCGCCGGGTCGGGGTCAGCGGCTTCCTGGCCTGAGATCGACCGGGATCACCGTGCCTGCACCGATCCCAGCGCCGCAGCGATCCCGTCGAGCGCACCCGGCACCACCGTGTAGTACGCCCACACCCCGCGCTTGTCACGGGTGAGCAGACCGGCGTCGACCAGGATCTTCAGGTGGTGGGAGACGGTCGGCTGGCTCAGCCCCAACGGCTCGGTGAGGTCGCAGACACAGGCCTCACCGCCGTCATGGTGCCCGATGATCGACAACAACCGCAGCCGGTTCGGGTCGGCGATCGCCCTCAGCGCCTGCGCGAGAGTTGTTGCGGCGTCGGCACCGAGCGGCGCGCCGGCGGGCGGCGCACAGCAGACGGTGGCCGGCACCGACGGATCCGCGGTTCTCATCACCCCATGATGCCACGAGACATTGACAACCGTCGATGTCTTGGTCCATGGTCGTTCCATCGACGTTCTTCGATGGAAGGTGGACGGACCATGAGCCGGAACGATCTGCAGGACCAGATCCGCGACCGTTACGCCGCAGCGGCTCTCGCCGTCTCGACCGATGCGACCGCGTCCTGCTGCGGCCCCACCGACGCCCTGGCCGCGATCGGCGGGAGCGGCGAGGCCGACATCTTCGGGGCCGCGATGTACTCGCCGGAGCAGGCGGCGGGGCTGCCGGAGGAGGCGGTGCTGGCCTCGCTCGGCTGCGGCAACCCGTTGGCCGTCGCCGAGATCCGAGAGGGTGAGAAGGTTCTCGACCTCGGGTCGGGCGGTGGTATCGACGTGCTGCTGTCCGCCCGGCGGGTCGGTGCCACCGGGTTCGCCTACGGCCTGGACATGACCGACGAGATGCTGGAGCTTGCCCGCGCGAACGCAACCAAGGCCGGCGCCGTCAACGTCGAGTTCCTGAAGGGCCACATCGAGGCGATCCCGCTCGCCGACGCATCGGTCGACGTGGTGATCTCCAACTGCGTGATCAACCTGTCCACCGACAAGACCGCGGTGCTGACCGAGATGTTCCGGGTCCTCGTCCCCGGCGGCCGTATCGGCATCTCCGACGTCGTGGCCGAGGACCACCTGTCCGGGACCGAGCGCGCCGGCCGCGGCTCCTACGTCGGATGCATCGCCGGCGCGCTGTCCCGCGCCGAGTACGTCGCCGGGCTCACCGCAGCCGGGTTCGCCGACATCGAGGTCGTCTTCACGCACGAGGTCGCACCGGAGATGCACGGCGCGATCG is a genomic window containing:
- the arsM gene encoding arsenite methyltransferase — protein: MSRNDLQDQIRDRYAAAALAVSTDATASCCGPTDALAAIGGSGEADIFGAAMYSPEQAAGLPEEAVLASLGCGNPLAVAEIREGEKVLDLGSGGGIDVLLSARRVGATGFAYGLDMTDEMLELARANATKAGAVNVEFLKGHIEAIPLADASVDVVISNCVINLSTDKTAVLTEMFRVLVPGGRIGISDVVAEDHLSGTERAGRGSYVGCIAGALSRAEYVAGLTAAGFADIEVVFTHEVAPEMHGAIVRAVKPDTLTRPGIPS
- a CDS encoding ArsR/SmtB family transcription factor; amino-acid sequence: MRTADPSVPATVCCAPPAGAPLGADAATTLAQALRAIADPNRLRLLSIIGHHDGGEACVCDLTEPLGLSQPTVSHHLKILVDAGLLTRDKRGVWAYYTVVPGALDGIAAALGSVQAR